From the Sphingomonas sabuli genome, the window GCACCACCTGTACCCGCGGCACGATCCGCTGCACGCCGCCCAGGAAGGAACCGATCAGCGGCCATTGCACGTCGGCGGCCAGCGCCGCGATGCCGCGCGTATGCCATCCATCGGTGCCGCGGTAGATGGCGACCGGAGTCTCGCCGGCCTCGTCGGTGTGATAAACGTCGCCGCGGGCATAAGCGGTCAGCATCAGCTGCTGGCCCATGGTCGTCAGCCGGCGAATGTCCCAGCGGGCGCTGGCGAAGGCCCGCTGCGTGTCCTGGCCGTCGATTCGCAGGATGGCGAGGCTATTGGCCTGCAACTGCAGGTTGCCGCCCAGCGCGGGCGGCTCGATGTTCCACCGCGCGTCGATCGCCGGCAGGGCAATCGGGATCTGCTTTTGCTCGTCATCGGCGCGCAGGCCCTGGAACGCCCAGCCGGCGATCGAGATGTAGCTGTCGGGACTGATCCGTTCGGCGTTGACGAAATTGCGCAGCCGGTCGTCGCGGGTGATGTCGTAGCGGCGGGTCACCGTCTTGTCAGTCGCGGCGCGCAGGAAACCGGTGACGCTCCACAGCGGGTCGAGCTGAAACTTGCCGTTGGCGGCGAAATAGCCGCGGAGCCGGCGGTCGCGGTCCTCGTCTTCGGGGACGGAGCCGAAGAGACTGGACCGTTCGACCTCGCTGTAGGCAAGGAAACCCGATGCCTGGAAGGCGCCGAGGCTGTTGAGTTCGCGATACTGGGCGCCGAGCGCCGGAAGGGTGCCGGTGTAGATGTGCGGCGTGACGGTGAAATCGCGGTTCGGGCCGAGCCGCAGATAATATGGCACGGCGACTTCGAAGCCGTTGTTGCGGCTGATCTTGAGTTCGGGCGACAGCCACCCGGTGGCGCCCTCCCCGTCCGCACCGACGCTGAAGATCGGCAACAGCGGCAAGGTAATGCCGAACAGTTGCAGCCGGCCGCCGCGAAAGCGCACCCGGCCGGTGGCGGGGTCGTAAACCACGCGCGCGGCGGTGATCATCCAGCTTGGCCGCTTGGGACAGCCGCCCTCGGTCGTCACCGGGCAGGGCGAATAGACCGCGTTGTCGAGGGTGATGATCTCGCCCGAGCGCGTGCCCCGGGCAGCGGCGATGCGGCCGCCGCTTTCCAGCGCTACGAGCAGATTGTCGATCGTGCCGTCGCGCAGCGTGTCGGATAGCTCCACCCGCTCGCCGACCAGCCGGTCGCCCTGCGGATTGATGACCACCACATTGCCTTCGGCCAGCACTTGCCCGCTCGCCCGGCTCCAGGTGATCTTGTCGGCGGCGACGTAATTGCCCTCGCGCTGCATGCGCACCTGGCCAAGGGCGGTGATGACCTCGCTGCCGCTGTCGTAGGCGACCTGGTCGGCGGTGAATTCGACCACTTCGCCGGCGGCGGGCTCGACCTCAGCTACCGGCTCCGGCACGGGCTGCACGTCGACGGCGCGGGCCGGGACAGCCATCCCTGCCAGCGGAAGCGCAGTCCACCAGATCAGCCGCCACGGCTTTCGCTTCCGCAACCCACACCCCATCACACTCGCTCTCGCAGCGCCTATCGCACCTTGTCGGGCGCGCGACAACGCTTGGGTTTCACCTCGCAACTGCCTTTGCCATCCACGCCCGCGCGGCTTAAAGGCCCGGCAAAGCCAAGCAATCCGAAGGACATCGACCCGACATGCAAATCCAATTCGCCGACAGCCGGCCGGCCGGAGACTATGCGCTCGTCATCCCCTCGATCGGGGGCAAGCGTCCGGCGCTCGATTCGCTCGGCGATACGGCCAAGGCGGAAGCAGCGCTGAAGCGGCAGCGGTTCGAGGGCGACCTTGGCACCACCGCCGACCTCTTCGTCGACGACGGCGGCACCTCGCGCCGGGCGGTGGTAGTCGGCGTCGGCGACGATCCGGCCAAGGCAGCGGAAAGGCTTGGCGGGGCGGCCGCCGCGCAATTGCTGACGTCTGGCGAAAGCGAGGCGGTCATCGACCTCGGCGGGCTCGACTATGGCGCCGACCTCGCCGCCCGTGTCGCGCTTGCGGCGGTGCTGCGGTCGTGGCGTTACGATCGCTATCGCACCAAGATGAAGGACAAGCAGAAGCCGACCTTGAAGACGGTGACGATCGTCGGCGGCGGCGACGGCGCGGAACAGGCGTGGAAATCGCGCTGGGAACCGGTCAGCGAAGGCATCGACCTGACCCGCAGCCTCGTCACCGAACCGGCCAACATCATCTACCCCGAAACCTTCGTCGAGCGGTGCAAGGACCTGTCGAAGCTGGGCGTCCAGATCGAGGTCCTCGACGGCAAGCAGATGAAGGAACTGGGCATGGGCGCGCTGCTTGGCGTGGCCCAGGGCTCTGTGCGGGATGCGCGCCTCCTGGTCCTGCGCTGGAACGGCGGCACGGACGGCGACAAGCCGACCGCCTTCGTCGGCAAGGGCGTGACCTTCGATACCGGCGG encodes:
- a CDS encoding LPS-assembly protein LptD — translated: MGCGLRKRKPWRLIWWTALPLAGMAVPARAVDVQPVPEPVAEVEPAAGEVVEFTADQVAYDSGSEVITALGQVRMQREGNYVAADKITWSRASGQVLAEGNVVVINPQGDRLVGERVELSDTLRDGTIDNLLVALESGGRIAAARGTRSGEIITLDNAVYSPCPVTTEGGCPKRPSWMITAARVVYDPATGRVRFRGGRLQLFGITLPLLPIFSVGADGEGATGWLSPELKISRNNGFEVAVPYYLRLGPNRDFTVTPHIYTGTLPALGAQYRELNSLGAFQASGFLAYSEVERSSLFGSVPEDEDRDRRLRGYFAANGKFQLDPLWSVTGFLRAATDKTVTRRYDITRDDRLRNFVNAERISPDSYISIAGWAFQGLRADDEQKQIPIALPAIDARWNIEPPALGGNLQLQANSLAILRIDGQDTQRAFASARWDIRRLTTMGQQLMLTAYARGDVYHTDEAGETPVAIYRGTDGWHTRGIAALAADVQWPLIGSFLGGVQRIVPRVQVVLTPPTPNLSIPNEDARSVDLEDSNLFALNRFRGYDRWEDSSRITYGAEWHYTRPNLAVSTVIGQSYRLNRRPGIFPEGTGLTDRLSDVVGRTSIQYGRFLDLTHRYRVDKDNFAVRRNELDLTIGSLETYAQIGYLRLNRDIDPTIEDLRDREELRLAGRVKFARYWSIFGATVLDLTNTDEDPFSLADGYEPVRNRIGVAYEDDCLELGLTWRRDYERLGEFRKGTTFALQFRLKGLGR
- a CDS encoding leucyl aminopeptidase, yielding MQIQFADSRPAGDYALVIPSIGGKRPALDSLGDTAKAEAALKRQRFEGDLGTTADLFVDDGGTSRRAVVVGVGDDPAKAAERLGGAAAAQLLTSGESEAVIDLGGLDYGADLAARVALAAVLRSWRYDRYRTKMKDKQKPTLKTVTIVGGGDGAEQAWKSRWEPVSEGIDLTRSLVTEPANIIYPETFVERCKDLSKLGVQIEVLDGKQMKELGMGALLGVAQGSVRDARLLVLRWNGGTDGDKPTAFVGKGVTFDTGGISIKPAAGMEAMKWDMGGAGAVAGAMKALAMRKAKANIIGICGLVENMPGGNAQRPGDVVTSMSGQTIEVINTDAEGRLVLADAITYVQRKYEPATIIDLATLTGAILISLGKEYAGLFTPDDGLAAELMEAADRSGDKLWRMPLGDPFDRLIDSPIADMKNVGPREGGSITAAQFIKRFVDAGVRWAHLDIAGMAWADKAAATYDKGATGFGVRLLDQYVADQLEG